A segment of the uncultured Desulfobulbus sp. genome:
GCCAGGGAAGGGCCAGGCGAACGCCTTCACCGGCCAGGACCCGGGCAACAGCCAAGCCCACCCCGCGGGATGCACCCAGGACAAGGGCTCTTTTCCCTCGCATCTGCATCTTGTTTTCCTCCAGGAGTTCACTATAGTTTGAGTTCATGCCCCTATCACTAGGCCGGGCAGCGGTTGCATCCGGCCCGGGCAAGGAAGACAGTATGCTGGATGACGTTCTCCCGGGAAGTCAGGCGGGGAGTATTGTCAGGGGGCCCCCTTCTCTCCTGCGGGTCTGCGCGGTGCACAGGCTGTCCCCTTTTTCGTCGTTCACCCAGTATTACGGCTTTTTTCCATACACCAGGCAACAAGGTTCGACAATGCGCTATTCTCTTTGGCAACGCGGAGTTCTTTTTCTTTTTCTCTTTTTGCTGCCCTGTTTTTCCCTGACCGGCAATGTGGCTGAGGCAGATACGGCCCAGGCGCAGAGCTGCCTTTCCGTTGGCTGGCCCCACGAGTCGAGCGATCTCAAACCCGACCCCGGCCTGGTGTTTGGGCGGTTGGCCAACGGGCTGCGCTATGTCCTGAAAACCAATGCCACGCCAAAAAATCGGGTGGCGATGTACCTCAACGTCCAGTCCGGATCGCTCCATGAAACCGAACAGCAACGAGGGCTGGCCCACTTCCTGGAGCACATGCTGTTTAACGGGACCACCCACTATCCCCCCGGAACGCTGGTCGAGTATTTCCAATCCCTTGGCATGGAGTTCGGCGGCGACACCAATGCACGCACCGGTTATGATGAAACCGTCTACAATCTGCTGCTCCCTTCCAACGAGAACACGGTCATTGCCGACGGTTTCAGGGTATTGGCCGATTATGCCCGGGAAGCCCTGCTGCTGGACAGCGAAGTTAATCGGGAACGCGGCGTCATCCTGGCGGAAAAGCGAACCCGCGATTCGGCGGCAAGTCGGGTGGCCAACAGGCAGATGCAGTTTGATTTTGCCGGAACCCTGCTTGCCGAGCGTGATCCCATCGGCCTGGAAGCGGTGATCAAGGGGGCAGATAGCCGACTTTTGCGGAGCTATTACGATCGCTGGTATCGACCGGAAAATATCATTGTCGTGGTGGTGGGCGATTTTACCCCGCAAGCCGTCGAGCCGCTGCTTGCCCAGATATTCACCCCGCTGCAGGGAAAGGGCGAGGTCGGGACCTGCCCTGAGTACGGCAAGGTCAAGGAGCACGGAACCGATATCCTGGTCTTTGCCGAGGAGGAGTTGGGCTATACCGGCCTTGCCCTGAGCACGGTTTTCAACCAGGATCCGGTCAAGGATACTCAGGCCTGGGAGACCAATCGACTCAAGCGGTACCTTGCAGTGCATCTGCTTTCCAATCGGCTCAAACAGCTTGAAGAACAGCCGGACAGCCCCCTGGCTCAATCGGTCGCGCACGGCGGTTTGTTCATGGGGCGTTATGGATATGCCAGTCTCAGCGGCCGGGCGGTGGCCGGTCGGTGGCAGGAGGGGATGGAGCTCTTGCAGAGGACCCTGGCCCAGGCTCTTGGCGATGGTTTTGGCGCCGACGAACTGGCCCGGGGCAAGCGGGAGATCCACGCCTTGCTGGAGAAAGCGGTGCAGACCAGCGCTACCCGCGACAGCCGGAAACTGGCCGGAGAGATCATTGGCAAGCTCAATGACCGGGAGGTTCCGCTTTCCCCTGAGCAGGAGATGGACCTCTACGGGCCGATTTTGGATGCGACCACGGTGGCTGATGTCAACCAGGCAATGCGTGATCTGTGGAGTGCTCGCCGTCGGCTGGTCGAAGTTGTCGGCCGGGTGCCGCAGGAACTCCAAGGCAAAGGCGGAGAGGCCAGGGTACGGGAATCCTTTGCCCATGCCGAAGCCGTGCCGGTTCCTGCCTGGGTGGGCAAGGAGAGGGTGTCGTTTCCCTACCTGCAGCCGCCGGCCGAACCGGGCAAGGTGGTCTCCAGCCAGCAGTATCCCGAGATCGGGGTAGAGACCTATCAGCTCGCAGGTGGTGTGCGGCTCAATATCAAGAAAACCGGGTATCAGGCCAATCAGGTCCTTGTTGCCGTGCAGTTCGGCCGGGGCAAGCAGACGGAGCCCGCCCCGGGCATGGCCATGCTGGCCCAGGCCGTGGTCAGCGAGAGCGGAATAGGCCGGTTGAGCAACGAGCAGCTGGAGGCATCCCTGGCCGGGGTCAATGCAGAGCTGGGGTTTCGGATTGAACCGGAAAGTTTCTCTTTTTTCGGCAGTTCGCTGGCCAGCGAGTTTGAGTTGATGCTGCAGCTGCTCTACCATCACCTCCATGATCCCGCCTTTGACGAGGAGGCCTTCAACCGCAGCAGGGAGAGCCTTCATCGCATGTATCGCCAGTTGGACAACACGGTTGAGGGGGCGCAGCAGATCAGGGGCGAGCGGTTCCTTGCCGGATACTGTCCTGAATATACCCTGGCCTCCTGGAAGGAGGTGTCTGCAGTGCAGTTGGCGCAGATACGCGCCTGGCTGGGACCGGTGCTTGTTCGGGAACCGCTGGAAATCAACGTGGTCGGCGATATTGATCCGCACAGGGTCATGCAACTGGTTTGCCGCTATTTCGGTCATGAAGAGCGCAGGGAAAGCACCGCGGCCACCCGCGAGGTCCACTCCTTTCCGGCCGGCCAGGAGCAGCGTTTGCAGGTGGAGAGCAGCATCAACAAGGCCATGCTCACCCTCGCCTGGAAAACGGACGACTTCTGGGATATCGGCAGAACCCGCCGCCTCAATCTGCTGGCAGCGGTGCTTGAAGACCGGCTGCGGGTCAAGATTCGTGAGGAGCTTGGCGCAACCTATTCGCCCCAGGTCATCAGCCAGCCCAGTCGCAGCATCACGGGTTTTGGGCTGATGCGCAGTGCGCTGATCGTCGCTCCGGACCAGGCCCGGTCATTGGCCCAGGTGATTCAGGAGGTGGCGGAGGGCTTGGGGAAGGCCGGGGTGAGTGAGGATGCACTGCACCGCGCGCAGGAGCCGATGTTGACCTCGATCAAGGACAGCAAACAGGACAACCGCTACTGGATGGAATCGGTGCTCAAGCTCTCCAGCCGTCATCCCCGGCAGCTGCAGTGGCCGTTATCGATCATGGAAGAGTTTCGCGCCATCACTGCCGACGAGTTGACCGCGCTTGCCCAGCAGTATCTCAGGCCCGAGCAGGCGGCCATTGTGATCGTCAATCCCAAGGCAGGTGGAGCTGTGCCGAGCTCCACGGGGCAGCAACAACCGGCCGGCGGGCGTTAACCCGCCAGCCAGACGGCGACATTCTGGGCCTGCTTGACGGTTTTGTCGGAGACGCCCTTGAGCTGCCCCCGGCTGAGATCCCGCCGTCTTCGGCCGATGACGATGGTCCCGCAATGGTGTTGTTTTGCCTGTTTGAGCAGATCACTGCTGACATCCAGGTGCATCTGCGTGGGGAGTTGTTTGATCCGGTGGCGGGAAAAACCGTTGTCCGCCAGGAGTTGCGCATGGGCGTAAAAGAGAAAGTTATCCAGGTCCAGGTAGCGATCACACCAGCCCTTGCCCCATTGGGCATGGAATTCCTCTGCCTTGGCAGGCGTCTGCTTGCCGAACACCGAGTCGGAGTGATAGAGGTAGATCTCGGCCGAGGGATGGCCCTTGAGCATGAAGGCGAGGTGATCGGCGGCCATCAGTGAGGATGGGTGGCTGTGCACCGCCAAAAGAAAGCGGTTGGCACTGACGTTGCCGTCCACGATCCAGAGCGGCGAGCGGTGGCATTTTTCGATCAGGTCGGTGGAGGTGCTGCCGAAAAACACGTTGCCCACGGCCCCCAGGCCGCGGCGGCCGATCAGGACCGCGTCGTAGTTGCCCCGTTCCGCCTCCCCGCGAATGGCACTGCATATTCCCGACGCCGTTTTGGTTTTGGTTTCGATCTGCGTTTCGGCAAATCCGTGCCGGATGAGCCGCTCCTGGGCCTCTGTGAGGTACTTGCGGGCAAGCAGTGAACGTTTGTCGCTGCCCGATGCCTGGGCCCTTAACGGATCGACATCGTACATCCAGTCCTTGTCCGCTCCTCCGGAAGAAACGACATG
Coding sequences within it:
- a CDS encoding insulinase family protein, with the translated sequence MRYSLWQRGVLFLFLFLLPCFSLTGNVAEADTAQAQSCLSVGWPHESSDLKPDPGLVFGRLANGLRYVLKTNATPKNRVAMYLNVQSGSLHETEQQRGLAHFLEHMLFNGTTHYPPGTLVEYFQSLGMEFGGDTNARTGYDETVYNLLLPSNENTVIADGFRVLADYAREALLLDSEVNRERGVILAEKRTRDSAASRVANRQMQFDFAGTLLAERDPIGLEAVIKGADSRLLRSYYDRWYRPENIIVVVVGDFTPQAVEPLLAQIFTPLQGKGEVGTCPEYGKVKEHGTDILVFAEEELGYTGLALSTVFNQDPVKDTQAWETNRLKRYLAVHLLSNRLKQLEEQPDSPLAQSVAHGGLFMGRYGYASLSGRAVAGRWQEGMELLQRTLAQALGDGFGADELARGKREIHALLEKAVQTSATRDSRKLAGEIIGKLNDREVPLSPEQEMDLYGPILDATTVADVNQAMRDLWSARRRLVEVVGRVPQELQGKGGEARVRESFAHAEAVPVPAWVGKERVSFPYLQPPAEPGKVVSSQQYPEIGVETYQLAGGVRLNIKKTGYQANQVLVAVQFGRGKQTEPAPGMAMLAQAVVSESGIGRLSNEQLEASLAGVNAELGFRIEPESFSFFGSSLASEFELMLQLLYHHLHDPAFDEEAFNRSRESLHRMYRQLDNTVEGAQQIRGERFLAGYCPEYTLASWKEVSAVQLAQIRAWLGPVLVREPLEINVVGDIDPHRVMQLVCRYFGHEERRESTAATREVHSFPAGQEQRLQVESSINKAMLTLAWKTDDFWDIGRTRRLNLLAAVLEDRLRVKIREELGATYSPQVISQPSRSITGFGLMRSALIVAPDQARSLAQVIQEVAEGLGKAGVSEDALHRAQEPMLTSIKDSKQDNRYWMESVLKLSSRHPRQLQWPLSIMEEFRAITADELTALAQQYLRPEQAAIVIVNPKAGGAVPSSTGQQQPAGGR
- a CDS encoding universal stress protein → MDRTILVAVDGSVYSSNSLDYLAKLFAADRKLNIHLLHVVSSGGADKDWMYDVDPLRAQASGSDKRSLLARKYLTEAQERLIRHGFAETQIETKTKTASGICSAIRGEAERGNYDAVLIGRRGLGAVGNVFFGSTSTDLIEKCHRSPLWIVDGNVSANRFLLAVHSHPSSLMAADHLAFMLKGHPSAEIYLYHSDSVFGKQTPAKAEEFHAQWGKGWCDRYLDLDNFLFYAHAQLLADNGFSRHRIKQLPTQMHLDVSSDLLKQAKQHHCGTIVIGRRRRDLSRGQLKGVSDKTVKQAQNVAVWLAG